The nucleotide sequence CATCAATTGGAGCATATGCGGCTGCCATGGACGGAGTAGATGCCATCGTATTTACTGCAGGTCTTGGAGAAAACTCTGCTTCTAATAGAAAAGCGATTTGTGAAGGTCTTTCTTATCTGGGTATTACTATCGACGATGAAAGGAACAAAATCAGAGGTGAGGAAAACATGATTTCTACCACTGATTCTAAAGTAAAAGTTCTTGTAATTCCTACAGATGAAGAAATGGCTATCGCAAGAGATACAAAAGATATTGTAAAAGGGAATGTGCTTGACAAAGCCCTGTCTTAGAATATATAATATTCTTTGCGAGTAATGAGGTGGTTTTTTTGATTATCAATATTTCTGAACTGATAAATCGGTACAGATCTTCAAAATATTTTGAATTTCATTTGAAACCTGAAAAGATTTCTGATGAGTATCTGACCGTGCTGACCCCTGTTAAGGTAAAGGGAAATATCAGCCTGGTTAACGATGAATTGATTGTGGAAATCCGGGCGGAATTTTCTGCTGAACTTAATTGTTCCAGATGCACGTCAGAGTTCACAAAAGACTTCGATATTGCTTTTACTGAAGCTTTAGATTTGAATGATAATCAGGAAAGTATTGAAGAACACCTTGACTTAACAGAATTGATACGGGATAATATTCTTGTGAACATGCCGATCAAACCGATTTGCAGCGATGATTGCAGAGGATTATGTCCGGTATGCGGAACCAACAAGAATACGAATGACTGTAATTGTGAATCGGAACAATTTGATCCTCGTTTATCTGTTCTGAGCAATTTATTAAATGAGGACGAATAGGAGGTGTAATCATGGCAGTACCAAAGCGTAAGACATCCAAATCAAGAAGAGATAAAAGAAGGACGCATTATAAGCTAGCAGTTCCGGGAATGAGTACTTGTCCCAAGTGCGGAGAGGTAAAACTTCCTCACAGAGTCTGCAAAGCATGCGGAACTTACAAAGATAAAGAAGTTATAGCAGTTGAAGCATAATTAAGGCAGAGTTTATCTCTGCCATTTCTTTTATCCGTTTTTAAATAGAGCCAAACAAGTAAAACAAGAACAATCTAAAACAGAGGTGCACTATGAATAACATTTATGTGGACGGGATGGGAGGAGATAATGCTCCTTCAGAAATTGTCAAAGCCTGTGTGGATGCAACCAGGGACTTTGAAAGAAAAATCCATATCCTTGGCGATGAGGAAGCGATTCAAAGAGAACTTGCAAAATACGAATATGACAAAAATTTGATAGAGATCATTCATACCACTGAAATAGTTGAGAACGAAGACGAGCCGGCGATGGTAATCAGAAGGAAGAAGGATTCTTCAATGGTAGTAGGAATAAAAAAGCTCAAGGAAGACCCGAGAGGGGTATTTATATCAGCAGGAAGCACAGGGGCGCTATTGGCAGGAGGAACATTGCTGCTGGGCAGGATCAAAGGGATACAAAGGCCCGCTCTTACCATAGTGCTGCCCTCCGAAAAAGGACCCACGGTGTTGTTGGATGTGGGAGCAAATGCCGACTGCAAAGCATCCTATCTGGTTCAATTTGGGATGATGGCATCGGTTTATGCTCAAAATGTATTGGATATCAAGTCTCCCAAAGTAGGCCTTGTCAATATAGGGTCTGAACCGAATAAAGGAAATGAACTTTACAAGGAGACATATTCTCTTTTGGAGCAGTCGGGCCTTGATTTCATAGGAAATGTGGAAAGCAGGGATATAATAGGCAGTGGTGCGGACGTATTGGTTTGTGATGGATTTACAGGCAATATAATTCTCAAGCTTACTGAAGGTTTGAGCTCATTTATTTTTGCTTCTCTCAAATCTACAATAATGGGAAGTATGAGGACGAAGGTAGGCGGGCTTCTTTTAAAACCCGCGCTTAAAGAGTTTAAAACTAAATTTGACTACAAGGAATACGGCGGAGCACCCCTCTTAGGAGTGAGAGGTGGAGTCATAAAGGCTCATGGCAGTTCTGATGCAAGAGCTTTTTACAATGCCATAAGACAGGGAATAATCTTTCAGGAAAAAGATACCTTAGAGCAAATTTCCAACAAACTAGTTGAAACAAAGTAGTTAAAAAGCGTACTATAAATATTAGGAGGCGTGTTATGGACACTTTTGAAAAAATTAAAGGTATAATTTTGGATCATTTGGATGTAAAAGAAGAGGACATCACATTGAATGCGGATTTAATGGAAGACATCGGAGCTGATTCCCTGGATATTGCAGAAATTATCATGGCAATAGAAGAAGAATTCAACATTGAGCTAAATGAGGAAGATATTGAAAAAATGAAGACTATCAAGGATTTGGTTGAATACCTGGAAAAGTAAATACTGTATCAGCACGACAAGAATCAAGACTTTGCTTTTGATTCTTTTCTCCTATATAAGATAATCCGAGCTGATTGGATTTAGAACAAAATGAGGTGAAATATGGAAGTTAAGAGTTTGGAGAAGACGATAGGTTATA is from Alkalibacter saccharofermentans DSM 14828 and encodes:
- the rpmF gene encoding 50S ribosomal protein L32, which codes for MAVPKRKTSKSRRDKRRTHYKLAVPGMSTCPKCGEVKLPHRVCKACGTYKDKEVIAVEA
- the acpP gene encoding acyl carrier protein yields the protein MRRRVMDTFEKIKGIILDHLDVKEEDITLNADLMEDIGADSLDIAEIIMAIEEEFNIELNEEDIEKMKTIKDLVEYLEK
- a CDS encoding YceD family protein, which produces MIINISELINRYRSSKYFEFHLKPEKISDEYLTVLTPVKVKGNISLVNDELIVEIRAEFSAELNCSRCTSEFTKDFDIAFTEALDLNDNQESIEEHLDLTELIRDNILVNMPIKPICSDDCRGLCPVCGTNKNTNDCNCESEQFDPRLSVLSNLLNEDE
- the plsX gene encoding phosphate acyltransferase PlsX, with translation MNNIYVDGMGGDNAPSEIVKACVDATRDFERKIHILGDEEAIQRELAKYEYDKNLIEIIHTTEIVENEDEPAMVIRRKKDSSMVVGIKKLKEDPRGVFISAGSTGALLAGGTLLLGRIKGIQRPALTIVLPSEKGPTVLLDVGANADCKASYLVQFGMMASVYAQNVLDIKSPKVGLVNIGSEPNKGNELYKETYSLLEQSGLDFIGNVESRDIIGSGADVLVCDGFTGNIILKLTEGLSSFIFASLKSTIMGSMRTKVGGLLLKPALKEFKTKFDYKEYGGAPLLGVRGGVIKAHGSSDARAFYNAIRQGIIFQEKDTLEQISNKLVETK